Part of the Pseudodesulfovibrio mercurii genome is shown below.
GATGACCGAGATGGTGATCCAGATGCCCACGCCGGTCATGCCGCCGAAGACCATGGTCAGGAGCAGGAAAAAGCGCGTGTGCCGCTTGACGTACTCCAACAGCGGCGCGGAGCGGAGCTTCGCGGCCAGGGTCTCGAACACGGGCAGGAACAGCCCGCCGCCCACGGCGAAGTGGGCCACGAACACGTGCACCACCGCCACCAGGGCGATGAAGAAGCCGCCGCCGAAGGTCGTCAGTTCCCAGATGGGGTATTGCATGACTAGCCCTCCCTGGACGGCCCGACGGCCAGGCGCAGCATGTAGCCCACGGCGATCAGCCCCAGCCCCAGGGAAACCAGGAACAGGACCAGGGGCGAGACCTCGCCCGTGACCGTCAGGTGTCGCGGCGAAAAATACGGGGCCAGCGACAGGTTGCGCAGCACGGCCCGCGCCACGACCATCAGGGAGACGGTGACCACGACCCACAGGGTCGCGCTCCTCGGCCGTCCCGCGAACCCGGCCAGCAGCAACGGAATGGTGCTGGCCACGCCCGCCAGGAGCAGGCCCGAGGCCAGGAGGTCGCCGCCCATGAACTGAAGCAGGATACCCCGAGGCAGGGCCATGAGCCACCACAGCCCGACGGCCATCTGCACCAGGGTCGCGGAGGTGAAGACCTTCATGCCCAGCGCCCTGCCCTGCTCGGCCGCCCAAAGGGGGAGCTGGCCCGGGCGGTCCGCGACCAAGGCCGCGAACAGGCCGCCCAGGGCGACGCTGGCCAACAGGAAGTGCAGATAGCGGGGCACGGTGGTCGCCTTGAAGAAGGTCAGGATGGTCCCCTGCGGATTGGTGAAGTATTCGGTCCAGTTGAACGGCGTCTCCATGGTCGCCAGCACGCTGGTCAGCACCAGGGAGATGCACAGGACCATGCCCAGTCCGAAGACCAGGAAGACGGGTGAGCCGGGATGCTCGGCCTTCTGCCGGTGCTGGTGGATGTACAGGGCGTAGTACCCGGCGATGAGCAGGACGATGACGCTGAGCCACCAGACCGCGGACAGCACCGCGCTGGTGTAGAACAGGTGGCCGTAGAGCACCTGGAGAAAGAGCAGCGGGGCCACGCCGAAATTGACCGCCAGGGCGAAGGTCGTGGGCAGCTTGTTCGCCACGGCCCGGGCCAGCGGATCATGCCGGTCCGCCAGGGCCAGCCAGGCGGCCAGCAGCCCGCCCCCCAGCAGGATGTTGACCATGATGATGTGCGCGACGAATGTCAGGATGTTCAATCCTTCGAACCAGCCCCAGCCCACCGGAATCGCATCCGGCACGGGCATCAACGCAGTCGGATCCATACAACCTCCTCCGCAGGTGAACACGCCCCGCCCCCATCCCCCGCCGGTGCGCGTGCAGGTATCCGGGACATACCATGTTGCACAATCCGCTACAACATTCGGGCCTTTATAAATACCCTTCAGCGCCGTTCCGCCGCACAGGAAACGGGAAATATGCCGCAACGTGAAATTATCGCGCCGGGGCAACCCTTTGATTGACTGTACAATTCAATTGGTGCAATGGAGAGAATAGGAGTAAATACCGGCTGCGGGACAACACGCATCGGCAGAGGAAGGGTATACGTTCACAGACCAACCCGCAGACAACACCTTGAAACGAGGATTGTTCCATGAAGACACTCCTGAAGTTCTCCCCCATCATAGTGGCCGTACTCATGGCCCTCCTGCCCACGCCCGAAGGGTTGTCACCCAACGCGTGGTATTTCCTCTCCATCTTCGTCGGCGTCGTGGTCGGCCTGATCATCGAGCCCGTTCCGGCCGCCCTGGTCGGCCTGGCCGGCGTGGCCCTGGTGGCCTTCCTCGGCCTGGTGGACCCCAGCCCGACGGCCAACCGCAACTGGGCCTTGTCCGGCTTCTCCAACGGCGTCATCTGGCTGATCTTCTCGGCCTTCATGTTCGCCCTGGGCTACCAGAAGACGGGGCTGGGCAGGCGCATCAGCCTGCACCTCATCCGCTACCTGGGCAAGTCCACCCTGGGACTCGGCTACGCCATCGCCTTTTCCGACGCGATCCTGGCCCCGTTCATGCCCTCCAACACCGCGCGCAGCGCGGGAACCATCTACCCCATCGCCAGCAACATCCCGCCCATGTTCAACTCCACCCCGGACAACGAGCCGCGCAAGATGGGCGCGTATCTGGCCTGGGTGGGCATCAGCGCCACCTGCGTGACCAGCTCCATGTTCCTGACCGCCCTGGCCCCGAACCTGCTGGCCGTGGACATGATCCAGAAGAGCGTGGGCGTGACCATCAGCTGGGGCGACTGGGGCAAGATCATGATCCCGGCCATGCTGCCCCTGTTCCTGCTGACCCCGTGGCTCGGCTACCTGCTCTATCCCCCGACCCTGAAGCACTCCCCCGAAGCCCCGGCCTGGGCCGTCGAGGAACTGCGCAAGATGGGCCGCATCTCCACCAAGGAACTGATGATGCTCGGCTACGCCGTGCTGGCCCTGGTCTTCTGGATATTCGGCAAGCAGTTCCACGTGGACAGCACCGTGGCCGCCATCTCCGTGCTCTCGCTCATGGTCCTGACCAACGTCATCACCTGGCAGGACGTCATCACCAACAAGGGCGCCTGGAACGTCCTGACCTGGTTCGCCACCCTGGTGGCCATGGCCGCGGGCCTGAAGAAGACCGGCGTGCTCGACTGGGTGGGCCACATGATCTCCAACAACCTCGCGGGCATGGCGCCGAGCTCGGTGATCATCCTGCTGGTCATCCTCTTCTTCGTGCTCCACTACTTCTTCGCCAGCACCACGGCGCACACCACCGCCCTGCTGCCCCTGTTCATGGCCACGGCCGCCCCGCTGCTGCCGCCCGAGATGCTGCCCAAGCTGGCGCTCATGCTCGCCGGTTCCCTCGGTCTCATGGGCATCATCACCCCCTACGCCACAGGCCCCTCGCCCATCTGGTACGGCGCGGGCTTCATCAGCCAGGCGCGCTGGTGGGCGCTGGGCGGCATCTTCGGCCTGTTCTACCTGCTGGCCATGATCGGGGTGACCATATTCTACGTCTAACCCCGACGCCCCCGACAACCCCAACCGACCGGCCGGCCGCATCCCCGATGCGGCCGGCCTTTTCGTGCGCCGGTGGAAATGAAGAAACGATCGGAAGCGGAGGCCGCCTCACGACGTTCGCCGGGTCGAGCGGAAGCGCAAAAAAAAAGCCCGGTCAAAAGACCGGGCTTTCGCGTTCGACGGGAAAATCTAGAGGGCGTGGTGGAAATCGACCACGTGCTGGAGGGCGTCGCCCAGGGGGTCGAAGGTGTCGGCAAAGGAGCAGAACGACAGGTCGGTCAGGGGCGCGCAGTGCTCCGCGCCGAACAGGGCGGGCACGTATCCGGCCTCGTCGGTGTGGTGCGGGAACACCTCGGGTCCGTCGGAGAACAGCTCGAAATAGGTCAGGATGTCGGCCCCGTGGTCCGCGTGCGCGCCATGGGCCTGGTCCAGGGCCGAATGCTCGTCCGCTCCGGACGGCACGTCGCCCTTGGAGTCCACGTGGTCGCGGAACTCCCCGCTCATGGACCGGTCCGTGAGCGGTCCGGCCGCCGTCTCCATGTTCATGGCCGCGTCGCCGAAGGCGAACAGGTAGACGTCGCCCGGCACCTCCTCGCCGCCGTGCAGCTCGAACATGGGCAACGCCCCGTCCTGGGCCATGGACAGGTAATCCTTGATGACCACCACGCCGCCATGCTCGCCGGTCAGGACCAAGTCGTTGCCCTGGGCCGAAAACACGACCTCGGACACGTAAAAACCGAATTTGACGGGAACGTCGGGAGAAAGCGTGTACTCGGCGACTTTGCCGGGCTCGGGAAGATCCACCAGCATGGACGTGTGAGTGGGAGCGGATTCCGCCACGATAGCCTCCTGGGGATAAGGGGTCGGCACCGACCATGATGTGCCGTTCGCTGCACATCATTAACACAACTAAACAATACTGTCAAAAGCAGTTTAATTCCGCATGTTACCCTGTGGAAAACTCGAAAAACACGTCCGATTGAGCACGAAAGGAGCCATTTGGTGAAGAAACGGTGTAACCGGTTGACGGCCAACCCCGTTTATCGGTTATATGATCTGACCATGCGAATCTATACCATTTTCCATTTTGCGGCAAGTCTCCGCCTCCCCTGGCGGCTTCCGGCCTTCCTGGCCCTGTGGTTTCTCCTGCTGACCGTGCCGGTCCGGGCCGACGATCCCGGACAGATGATCGCGCCCTGCCTCGCCTGTCACACGGCGGAACGCATCTGCCGGAACGTGGACAGCGGCGACGCGTTCTGGACCGACACGGTCAAGCGCATGATCGCCAAGGGAGCGCACGTGGGCCCGGATCAGGTCCCCGGCCTGGTCGCCCTCCTGGCCAACCCCGACCACGCCGAGGTCCGCAGGCTGCTGGACTGCCCGGCTCCGGGCAGCCCCGAGACGGCGGCCGCCGTCCCCACCGCCGTGATCCTGGGCCATCCCCTGCTCATGATCCTGGTCCTGCTCCTGGGGCTGTGGGTGGCCTGGCAGGGCGTGAACCGCGCCCGCTTCACCCTGCTCGGGCAAAAGGTCGCCTTCAACTGGAAGGGACACACCCGCTACGGGCTGGTGGTCATGGCCCTGTGGTTCGTCGGGGCCGTGGGCGGGTCCATCGTGACCGACATGCTCCAGGGCATCCCCGACGCCTACGAACTGCACGGGACCATGGCCAAGATCATGCTCGCGCTCATCGTCTTCGGCGCGGCCACCGGGCTGTACATGGACCGCAGAAAGGCGAAGCGCTCGATCATGCCCGTGCTGCACGGCGCGGCCAACATGCTCCTCCTGCTCCTGGCCCTGGGACAGCTCGTCACGGGCCTCGTCATCCTCGGCCGACTGTTCGCGTCCTAGGCGTGATTCTCGCGAAAACTTCACGGCGGGGCTTGCAACCCCGCCTTTTTTATGTCCATTATCCGGCCACCATGACCGTATTCAACGACAACGCTGTGGGCGCGCTGGAATTCACCGTGACCTGGGAATCGGACGGCGAGCGCCATGAGGAATGGTTTCTGGGCCGCAAGGTCAACCCGGTGAACGACATCTTCCCGACCGGTATGCGCGAGGCCCTGGAAGGCAAGGAGGCCGGGGAATCCGTGGTCTTCACCTACGAGCCGCGCCTGTGCATCCCCCGGCGCAAGGAGAGCCTGGTCCTGCGCCTGGACCGCGACCGGCTGCGGCGCAAGACCGTGCGGGGCGAGCCGATCCTGCCGCGTGTGGGCCGGTTCTATCCCCAGGGACACATCGACGGCCTGCTGGACATCTACCCGGACACCCTGACCCCGTTCCGGCTGGTGGACCTGGACAACGAGACCTTCACGGCGGACCGCAACCACCCCCTGGCCGACGTGCCGGTGACCATCGCGGCCAAGATCCAGTATCTGGAGGAGCGCGACACCGGGACCTACGGCTCCCTGACCCACTGGCGCGAGGCCGTCTGCGACTGGGGGCCGGGCATGCAGGCCATGCTCCACGGCGAGCCGCCGGACTTCTTTCACCCCGCCTTCTTCGACCGCTTTGCCGACCTGGACGAGGACTTCCGCCCGCCCAGGCCCGATGCGGCCGCCCTGCGCAACTACCAGTCCATCCTCGGACGGTTCGTGGAACCAGGCATGCGCCTGCTGGACCTCTCCCCGGACTCCGAGCGGCCCACCGGGCAATACGACGGCGCGGCCTGCCTGGGCGCCCTGGAATACATGGACCGGCCTGTGGACATCCTGCGCTACGTGGCCTACTTCCTGCCGCCCGGCGCTCCGGTGGTCCTGGCCTTCTCCGAATCCTTCGACCCGGACCGGGCCATCCGGGGATGGCGGGAGCTCCTGCCCTTCGAACGCATGGGGCTGGCCCTGGAATACCTGCGCATGGCCGGATTCACCCGGGACCTGGGGACCGTCTCCGTGCGCAACGACTGGCGCGACCGCGACGACCCCCGGTTCCTGGAGACCAAGGGCGTCAGCGACACCCTGTTCGTGGCCTACGGGCGCAAGCCGGAATAGGACGGAAAGCGGAAAGGACGGCGGGCCGCCATGAAACAGCGGCCCGCTGCAAGGTGGGACATGGGGACCGCCCCGGACGCCGCCCCGTCCGGGGACGTGCGTTACGCGGCTATTCCCCGAGCTTGACGAGGATCTTGATGTTCTCGTCCTTGTTGTTGATCAGTTCCAGGAACCCCTTCTCCACGATGTCCTCCAGGCCGATGCGTCCGGTGATCAGGGACTCGGCCGTGAGCCGCCCGCCGGCCAGCAGGGCGGACACGCCCATGAAGTCGTCCAGGGTGTAGGCCAGGGTGCCGATGATGCGCTTGTCCGTGCCGCTCAGGCTGAAGAAGTTGAACTCGCTCGGCTCCTCGAAGATGCCCACGATGATGGCCCGGCCCGCGTTGCGGATGAGGTCCACGGCCAGGGGGCCGGTCATCTTGTTGCCCACGCACTCGAAGGACACGTCGGCCCCGGACCCGTTGGTCATGGCCTTGACCTCGGCCACGGGATCGCACTCGCGGGGGTTGAGGACCACGTCCGCGCCGCACTCCTTGGCCTTGGCGATGCGGGCGGCGGACATCTCCAGGACGATGACCTTGGCCGCTCCGGCGGCCCTGGCGGCCATCATGGTGCCCAGACCGATGGTCCCAGCGCCGATGACGACCACGGTCTCGCCGAGGATGGTGCCCGCCTCGCGCACGGCCTTGAAGCCCGTGGCCAGCGGCTCGATGACCGCCCCGGCCTCGGGGGAAACGCCCTCGGGCAGCACGTAGCAGAGTTCGGCCGGAACGTTGACGTACCGGGCGAAGGCCCCGTCGTTGTGCAGACCGGTGAAGGCCAGCTTCTCGCAGACGTTGTACCGTCCGGCCCGGCAGGTGACGCACTCGCCGCAGTGCTGGCAGGCGTCCGGGGCGACCATGTCGCCGACCTTGACGTTGGTCACGCCGTCGCCCAGCTCCACCACCCGGCCGGTGAACTCGTGGCCCAGGATGACGCTGCCCTGCTTGCCGGTCAGGGGATGCGGAGCGTCCACCGGGATGAAAATGGGCCCGGCCACGTATTCGTGCAGGTCCGACCCGCAGATGCCGCACCACTCGACCGCGATCTTGACCCAACCCGCCGGAGGGGACGGGGGAACGGGAACGGTCTCCACCCGCACGTCCTCTCTGGCATGCCAAACAGCGGCTCGCATTGTCTCACTCATGGGAAAACCTCCATTACGTTCAGGTTGATGGATTCACGGTTGCCACCGGTGCGCTCTTGACGGTGTCCGCCCTGATGCACCCCAGATGCCAAGGGGAAAGCGGACGCGCCCGGCCTCCCTCTTCCCCGGCCGGGAACTCCAATGATCCCAAGTCACGAACACGGCCAATTTGGGTATCGGACCGAATCGGTATACAAAAGCGGGCTGTGCGAAATTCGAACAGGGCTGACAAAACTGTATGCTTTCCGAACAGAAAACGAACCACAGAAAATGGACGAGAACAGACGGAAATCGGGCGCGGAAACGAAAAGGCCCCGGAGGCGGAACACCTCCGGGGCCGGTTTCGGCGGGAAGCCGGGCCGGACTAGTCGTCCAGCTGGATGTCCTTGCCCTCAAGCACGCGGTTCATGTTGCGCACCGCGCACATCTTGCCGCACATGGTGCAGGAGTCCTTGTGCTCGGGCTCCGAGGACTTGCGGTATTCCACGGGCTTGACCGGGTCCATGGCCAGGGCGAACTGGGCGTCCCAGTCCAGGGCCGCGCGGGCCCGGGCCATGTTGTTGTCCCACTCCACGGCGCCGGGATAGCCCTTGGCGATGTCGGCGGCGTGGGCCGCGATGCGGGTGGCCACGATGCCCTCCTTCATGTCCTCGAGGGTGGGCAGGCGCAGGTGTTCGGCCGGGGTGACGTAGCACAGAAAGTCCGCGCCGGACGCGCCCGCGATGGCCCCGCCGATGGCCGCGGTGATGTGGTCGTAGCCCGGCGCCACGTCCGTGACCAGGGGGCCGAGGACGTAGAACGGCGCGTTGTGGCACAGCCGTTTCTCGATCATCATGTTGCCGGGAATCTCGTTCATGGCCATGTGGCCGGGGCCCTCGATCATGACCTGGACGTTGCGCTCCCAGGCGCGCTTGGTCAGCTCGCCCAGGGTGATCAGCTCCTCCACCTGGGAGGCGTCGGTGGCGTCGTACAGGCAGCCGGGACGGCAACCGTCGCCCAGGCTCAGGGTCACGTCATATTCTTCGCAGATGTCCAGCAGCCGGTCGAAGTGCTCGTAGAACGGGTTCTCGGCCTTGTTGATCTCCATCCAGGTGAACAGCAGGGAGCCGCCGCGCGAGACGATGTTGGTCAGCCGTTTCGCGCTCTTGACCTTCTCGGCGGTGTGCTTGTTCAGGCCCGCGTGGATGGTCAGGAAGTCCACGCCGTCCATGACGTGGCGCTCGACCACCTTGAAGAACTCGTCCACGGTGATGTCCTGAAGGTTCTTGTCGTAGAAGCCCACGGCGTCGTAGATGGGCACCGTGCCGATCATGGCCGGGGACATCTCCACCAGTTTCTGCCGGAATTCCTGAGTCTTGCCGTAGCAGGACAGGTCCATGATGGCCTCGGCCTTCATGTCCAGGGCGGCCCGGACCTTTTCCAGCTCGGGCTCGACGTCGCAGCAGTCCTTGGAGATGCCGAGGTTGACGTTGATCTTGATGCGCATGCCCTCGCCCACGGCCTCGGCGTCCAGGTTCTTGTGGTTCTTGTTGGCCGGGATGATGACCGAACCTCTGGCCATCCGCTCCATGAGGTCCTCGATGCGGATGTTTTCCTTACGGGCAACGGTCTCCATCTGGGGGGTGACGATGCCCTTGCGGGCCGCGTCCATTTGCGTGGTATAGCTCATTGGGTTACTCCTTCGCCGCGTCCATTTGGTGACGCAGCGCGGTTATTGTGTCTGCAATATTCGCTCCCCCGACGATCTCGGTGACCAGGGCCGCGCAGCGCGCGCCGTGCCGGACCACCTCGCCGAGATTGTGCTCCTTGATGCCGCCGATGGCCACGAACGGGATGTCCAGATGGGCGACCACCCAGTCGAGGTATTCGAAGCCCACGGGATCGACCACGTCGTCCTTGGTGTAGGTCCTGAAGATCGGACCCACGCCGATGTAGTCCGCGCCGCACCGGACGGCCTCGCGGGCCTGTTCCGGGCTGTGCGTGGACAGGCCGATGGCCATGTCCGGGCCGACCAGCCGACGGACGCACTCCACGGGCAGGTCCTCCTGCCCCACGTGTACGCCGTCCGCGCCCACCAGGATGGCGATGTCGATGTCGTCGTTGACGATGAAGGCGGCCCCGGCCTCGCGGGTCATCTCGCGGATGGCGCGGCACTCCTCGAGCTTGGCGCCCGCCTTCTTCTCCTTCTCGCGATACTGGACCAGTTTGATGCCCGCGTCGAGCATCTGCCGGACGACCTCGACGTTGGACCGGCCCAGGGAGAATTTCTCGGCGGTCAGGCAGTAGAGGTCCGTGTCCAGGATATTGTGTCGGGTGATGGTCATCACTCGCCCTCCTTGCCGTTCATGGTCCCCAGGAAATGGGACAGGATCACGTCCGCCTGCTTGGCGGCGGCGATGCCCACCCTGGGCGACAGGGGCGGCGTGTCCAGGTT
Proteins encoded:
- a CDS encoding anion permease, producing MKTLLKFSPIIVAVLMALLPTPEGLSPNAWYFLSIFVGVVVGLIIEPVPAALVGLAGVALVAFLGLVDPSPTANRNWALSGFSNGVIWLIFSAFMFALGYQKTGLGRRISLHLIRYLGKSTLGLGYAIAFSDAILAPFMPSNTARSAGTIYPIASNIPPMFNSTPDNEPRKMGAYLAWVGISATCVTSSMFLTALAPNLLAVDMIQKSVGVTISWGDWGKIMIPAMLPLFLLTPWLGYLLYPPTLKHSPEAPAWAVEELRKMGRISTKELMMLGYAVLALVFWIFGKQFHVDSTVAAISVLSLMVLTNVITWQDVITNKGAWNVLTWFATLVAMAAGLKKTGVLDWVGHMISNNLAGMAPSSVIILLVILFFVLHYFFASTTAHTTALLPLFMATAAPLLPPEMLPKLALMLAGSLGLMGIITPYATGPSPIWYGAGFISQARWWALGGIFGLFYLLAMIGVTIFYV
- a CDS encoding DUF4079 family protein, which gives rise to MRIYTIFHFAASLRLPWRLPAFLALWFLLLTVPVRADDPGQMIAPCLACHTAERICRNVDSGDAFWTDTVKRMIAKGAHVGPDQVPGLVALLANPDHAEVRRLLDCPAPGSPETAAAVPTAVILGHPLLMILVLLLGLWVAWQGVNRARFTLLGQKVAFNWKGHTRYGLVVMALWFVGAVGGSIVTDMLQGIPDAYELHGTMAKIMLALIVFGAATGLYMDRRKAKRSIMPVLHGAANMLLLLLALGQLVTGLVILGRLFAS
- a CDS encoding 2,3-butanediol dehydrogenase, which produces MRAAVWHAREDVRVETVPVPPSPPAGWVKIAVEWCGICGSDLHEYVAGPIFIPVDAPHPLTGKQGSVILGHEFTGRVVELGDGVTNVKVGDMVAPDACQHCGECVTCRAGRYNVCEKLAFTGLHNDGAFARYVNVPAELCYVLPEGVSPEAGAVIEPLATGFKAVREAGTILGETVVVIGAGTIGLGTMMAARAAGAAKVIVLEMSAARIAKAKECGADVVLNPRECDPVAEVKAMTNGSGADVSFECVGNKMTGPLAVDLIRNAGRAIIVGIFEEPSEFNFFSLSGTDKRIIGTLAYTLDDFMGVSALLAGGRLTAESLITGRIGLEDIVEKGFLELINNKDENIKILVKLGE
- the thiC gene encoding phosphomethylpyrimidine synthase ThiC; the encoded protein is MSYTTQMDAARKGIVTPQMETVARKENIRIEDLMERMARGSVIIPANKNHKNLDAEAVGEGMRIKINVNLGISKDCCDVEPELEKVRAALDMKAEAIMDLSCYGKTQEFRQKLVEMSPAMIGTVPIYDAVGFYDKNLQDITVDEFFKVVERHVMDGVDFLTIHAGLNKHTAEKVKSAKRLTNIVSRGGSLLFTWMEINKAENPFYEHFDRLLDICEEYDVTLSLGDGCRPGCLYDATDASQVEELITLGELTKRAWERNVQVMIEGPGHMAMNEIPGNMMIEKRLCHNAPFYVLGPLVTDVAPGYDHITAAIGGAIAGASGADFLCYVTPAEHLRLPTLEDMKEGIVATRIAAHAADIAKGYPGAVEWDNNMARARAALDWDAQFALAMDPVKPVEYRKSSEPEHKDSCTMCGKMCAVRNMNRVLEGKDIQLDD
- the thiE gene encoding thiamine phosphate synthase; amino-acid sequence: MTITRHNILDTDLYCLTAEKFSLGRSNVEVVRQMLDAGIKLVQYREKEKKAGAKLEECRAIREMTREAGAAFIVNDDIDIAILVGADGVHVGQEDLPVECVRRLVGPDMAIGLSTHSPEQAREAVRCGADYIGVGPIFRTYTKDDVVDPVGFEYLDWVVAHLDIPFVAIGGIKEHNLGEVVRHGARCAALVTEIVGGANIADTITALRHQMDAAKE